In Leptodesmis sichuanensis A121, the following are encoded in one genomic region:
- a CDS encoding DUF3007 family protein: MRRVDVIGIGIGLLAAGGLAFVVFRLIGADPANAGIWTQALLVAGLIGWLATYVLRAVSGNMTYHQQRREYDDAVLQKRLDELTPEELAQLQAEIEQEKSASNNSPSS, encoded by the coding sequence ATGCGGCGAGTTGATGTCATTGGCATAGGCATTGGGCTATTGGCAGCGGGTGGCCTGGCGTTTGTAGTCTTTCGTCTGATCGGAGCCGACCCCGCCAATGCAGGAATTTGGACTCAGGCTTTGCTGGTTGCCGGATTGATCGGTTGGCTGGCTACCTATGTGTTGCGGGCTGTGTCAGGAAACATGACTTACCATCAGCAACGCAGGGAGTATGATGATGCTGTCTTGCAGAAGCGCTTAGATGAACTCACTCCCGAGGAACTAGCGCAACTACAAGCTGAAATCGAGCAGGAAAAATCTGCTTCTAACAATTCACCGAGTTCCTAG
- a CDS encoding serine/threonine phosphatase codes for MLVCPQCQFENPSTNKFCQQCGTSLTHNTCPNCGHLVKFNQANCDACGAIAGVIWWAIISSVSPPGSEVSPDRPLAAGLNGYLDLQQRYQLLHPLSPPNVWGETQGQVLDCQPFQLSLLEVLVLGKPDGLGEMDVPLEVDIAAEMAGWSDSLEALAIPAIAQPYVALSNQFYHAIPAIHNAWEWNGQAIILLEDRSGLPCLTDLWCHQQVAVPLLQVLQWFYEMVDLWEALETWNCQQSLVMMSNLRVEAEDYTLCLQRLYPTPANTTLTWQDLGRSWKALLAESQSTCIEAITQLLADVEDKQLTTGDEIRARIEAIAQTIQPDPLVPASEAEIAHRWENELVADDGDFNPGNYNNFAIDRVDINSAGMTSTDNPDVEATAGLGSADMSVTNLATRLEPPVVPSDSQPNEAQTDTDEVPTIVLPMQLFSLEEVGRTDVGRQRDHNEDYFGIETQNTKLESPSGKTLHARNLYILCDGMGGHAGGEVASALAVDTLRKFFQEQWQCHAFPESNSGGLPDAALLHEAVQAANQAIYNVNQQNARSGSGRMGTTLVIVLIHDTQVAVAHVGDSRLYRYTRKRGLEQVTVDHEVGQREIQRGVDPEIAYSRPDAYQLTQALGPRDGNFVRPDVQFFELNEDMLLLLCSDGLSDNDLLEKHWETHVQPLLSSQTNLDKGVSELIELANRYNGHDNITAIAIRAKVRPSLDHLK; via the coding sequence ATGCTTGTCTGTCCTCAGTGCCAGTTTGAAAATCCTTCGACAAACAAGTTTTGTCAGCAATGTGGCACTTCCCTGACCCACAATACATGCCCTAATTGCGGCCATCTGGTGAAATTTAATCAGGCTAACTGCGACGCTTGTGGGGCGATCGCAGGAGTAATCTGGTGGGCCATTATCAGCAGTGTCTCTCCACCGGGAAGTGAAGTTAGCCCTGATCGACCCTTAGCCGCCGGTTTAAATGGCTATTTAGATTTACAGCAACGCTATCAGCTATTGCATCCCCTCTCGCCCCCCAATGTTTGGGGCGAAACCCAGGGCCAGGTGCTAGACTGCCAACCGTTTCAACTCTCATTGCTAGAAGTACTGGTGTTAGGAAAACCGGATGGCCTGGGAGAGATGGATGTGCCGCTGGAGGTGGATATTGCAGCGGAGATGGCAGGCTGGTCAGATTCTTTGGAGGCACTGGCGATCCCCGCGATCGCTCAACCGTATGTGGCGCTCAGTAATCAGTTTTATCACGCCATTCCAGCCATTCATAATGCCTGGGAGTGGAATGGACAGGCTATTATTCTTCTGGAAGACCGTTCTGGCTTACCCTGCCTGACCGATCTCTGGTGCCATCAGCAAGTCGCCGTTCCCCTGCTGCAGGTTTTGCAATGGTTCTATGAAATGGTTGATCTATGGGAAGCTCTGGAAACCTGGAACTGTCAGCAAAGTCTGGTGATGATGAGCAACTTGCGAGTAGAAGCAGAAGACTATACCTTGTGTTTGCAACGCTTGTATCCTACGCCAGCCAATACCACGCTCACCTGGCAAGATCTGGGCCGCAGTTGGAAGGCGTTGCTAGCAGAGTCTCAAAGTACTTGCATTGAAGCGATTACGCAACTGCTGGCAGATGTGGAAGACAAGCAGTTAACCACGGGAGATGAGATTAGAGCACGAATTGAAGCGATCGCTCAGACTATTCAGCCAGATCCCTTAGTTCCTGCTTCTGAAGCGGAGATCGCCCACCGCTGGGAGAACGAGTTAGTTGCAGATGATGGGGATTTCAATCCAGGGAATTACAATAATTTTGCGATCGACCGGGTTGACATAAATAGTGCCGGGATGACCAGTACAGACAATCCAGATGTTGAGGCCACTGCTGGTCTGGGGTCTGCCGATATGAGTGTGACCAATCTGGCTACCCGGTTAGAACCACCAGTAGTTCCATCTGACTCGCAACCGAATGAAGCCCAGACGGATACCGATGAAGTACCCACGATCGTCCTGCCGATGCAACTCTTCAGCCTGGAAGAAGTAGGACGCACGGATGTAGGCCGTCAACGTGACCACAATGAAGATTACTTTGGGATTGAAACCCAAAACACTAAATTAGAAAGCCCGTCTGGAAAGACGCTCCATGCCCGTAATTTATATATTCTGTGCGATGGTATGGGGGGTCATGCGGGGGGTGAAGTAGCCAGTGCCCTGGCGGTAGATACCCTACGTAAGTTTTTTCAAGAACAGTGGCAGTGCCATGCTTTTCCAGAATCCAACTCCGGAGGATTGCCCGATGCAGCCCTCCTGCATGAAGCCGTGCAGGCAGCAAATCAAGCAATCTACAATGTGAACCAGCAAAACGCCCGTTCTGGGAGCGGTCGCATGGGAACCACGCTGGTGATCGTGCTGATTCACGATACACAAGTTGCAGTTGCCCATGTGGGAGATAGCCGCCTGTATCGTTACACCCGTAAGCGGGGATTGGAACAAGTCACGGTTGATCACGAGGTTGGCCAGCGGGAAATTCAGCGCGGCGTAGATCCAGAGATTGCCTATTCTCGTCCCGATGCGTATCAGTTAACTCAAGCCCTGGGGCCACGGGATGGGAATTTTGTCAGGCCGGATGTGCAGTTTTTTGAGCTAAACGAAGATATGCTTTTGTTGCTCTGCTCGGATGGCCTATCTGACAATGACTTACTGGAAAAACACTGGGAAACCCATGTGCAACCTTTGCTCAGTTCACAAACGAATTTAGACAAGGGAGTCAGTGAGTTGATTGAACTGGCAAATCGATACAATGGTCACGACAACATTACAGCGATCGCGATTCGGGCCAAAGTGCGTCCTAGTTTAGACCACTTAAAGTAA
- a CDS encoding protein kinase domain-containing protein, translating into MLIVTLLHPQDLTPIRQWRFEQEQVVRIGRAPGNQIILNDPVVSRFHLELHQVPPGQNDEPSPCWELVNFSVNGTFLEGQAIAQKQLAQDMLVQLAKGGPLLRFQMQLTPAMSNLPASGPVSAPPPVKISEPHPAAVSPAAVPESAPTRCTHAGNPPENLFCIHCGQPVWVEKTIRQYQVLRVLGRGGMGTTYLVWNPAGVPRPIAPPQGRLQVLKEMNADIARIPKAQELFEREASTLKSLSHPGIPRYYDFFIEDDKKYLVMELVHGLDLEKRVRRQGVVTPRQAVDWMIQTCEVLNYLHSRPTPIIHRDIKPGNLLVRNLDNRIVVLDFGAVKAVGAPTGTRIGAEGYSAPEQVQGRPVIQSDLYAIGSTLIYLLAGKSPQRFLQPIQQTYRLNVEGISTIPVSIQAVIMKATAPEVSDRYQTAKELMRALRGCL; encoded by the coding sequence ATGCTTATTGTGACCCTTTTGCATCCTCAAGACTTAACTCCGATCAGGCAGTGGCGCTTTGAACAGGAGCAGGTGGTTCGCATTGGTCGTGCTCCAGGCAATCAGATCATTCTCAACGACCCGGTTGTTTCTCGCTTTCATCTTGAACTGCATCAGGTTCCCCCGGGTCAAAACGATGAACCATCACCCTGCTGGGAATTGGTTAACTTTAGCGTCAATGGCACCTTTTTAGAGGGACAGGCGATCGCACAGAAGCAATTGGCTCAAGATATGCTGGTGCAACTAGCCAAAGGGGGGCCACTCCTGCGATTTCAGATGCAGCTTACCCCAGCTATGAGCAACCTACCTGCCTCTGGGCCAGTTTCTGCGCCTCCGCCAGTCAAGATCAGTGAACCGCATCCTGCCGCTGTCTCCCCAGCCGCTGTTCCAGAGTCAGCCCCGACTCGTTGTACCCATGCCGGAAACCCTCCTGAAAACCTATTTTGTATTCACTGTGGACAACCCGTTTGGGTGGAAAAGACCATTCGACAGTATCAGGTGTTGCGAGTTTTGGGCCGCGGCGGCATGGGAACCACCTATCTGGTCTGGAATCCGGCGGGCGTTCCCAGACCCATTGCCCCCCCCCAAGGCAGACTGCAGGTGCTTAAGGAAATGAATGCGGACATTGCCCGGATTCCCAAAGCCCAGGAATTATTTGAGCGGGAAGCCAGCACGCTGAAATCCTTAAGCCATCCCGGTATTCCTCGCTATTATGACTTCTTTATTGAGGATGATAAGAAGTACCTGGTAATGGAACTGGTGCATGGGTTGGATCTTGAAAAGCGGGTGCGCCGACAGGGAGTTGTTACACCCCGGCAGGCTGTTGATTGGATGATCCAAACTTGCGAAGTGTTGAATTATCTGCACAGCCGTCCGACTCCCATTATTCATCGAGATATTAAGCCAGGAAATTTGCTGGTTCGCAATTTAGACAACCGTATCGTTGTGCTTGATTTTGGGGCCGTAAAAGCGGTCGGGGCACCAACGGGAACTCGCATCGGGGCAGAAGGCTATAGTGCTCCTGAACAGGTGCAGGGACGACCCGTAATTCAGTCTGACTTGTATGCGATCGGCTCCACCCTAATCTATCTCCTGGCCGGAAAAAGCCCGCAGCGTTTTCTGCAACCTATCCAACAAACTTACCGCTTGAATGTGGAAGGCATTAGCACAATCCCAGTCTCCATTCAGGCGGTGATTATGAAAGCTACCGCACCGGAAG
- a CDS encoding pseudouridine synthase, with protein sequence MNVSDSSPYRYLLFYKPYNVLCQFTDDSPTAAQRQTLKDYIPIPGVYPVGRLDQDSEGLLLLTNHGQLQHRLSDPKFRHPRTYWVQVERIPDAAAIRQLQQGVVIQGYKTRPAQVVLLTQAPDLPPRDPPVRFRKTVPTAWLAITLTEGRNRQVRRMTAAVGFPTLRLVRSQIGNLSLTGLQPGEWRDLTPSELRYLKSL encoded by the coding sequence ATGAACGTCTCTGATTCCTCACCTTACCGCTACCTGTTGTTCTACAAACCCTATAACGTTCTCTGCCAATTTACAGACGATAGCCCAACCGCCGCTCAACGACAGACCCTGAAAGACTATATTCCTATCCCAGGAGTCTATCCAGTGGGTCGGTTGGATCAGGATAGTGAAGGATTGCTGTTGCTGACCAATCATGGACAACTGCAGCATCGCCTCAGTGACCCCAAATTTCGTCATCCCCGTACCTATTGGGTACAGGTAGAACGCATTCCCGACGCAGCGGCGATCCGCCAGTTACAGCAGGGAGTTGTAATTCAAGGGTATAAGACCCGTCCTGCTCAAGTGGTTTTGCTAACGCAGGCACCAGATTTACCGCCTCGCGATCCTCCCGTCCGATTCCGAAAGACGGTTCCTACCGCCTGGTTAGCCATTACCCTTACCGAGGGACGGAATCGTCAGGTGCGCAGGATGACGGCAGCCGTGGGATTTCCGACTTTGCGGTTAGTACGTAGCCAAATCGGTAATCTCAGTCTTACGGGGCTACAACCAGGAGAATGGCGCGATTTGACTCCCTCAGAATTGCGTTATTTAAAATCTCTCTGA
- the trpA gene encoding tryptophan synthase subunit alpha, giving the protein MTSVSQCFEQLRSRARCALIPFITAGDPDLATTEAALKILDDNGADLIELGVPYSDPLADGPVIQAAATRALQQGVRLEQVLEVVRRVSPSIRSPIVLFTYYNPILNRGIESFLQEVVAAGVKGLVVPDLPLEESEVLLRLAQQYGIEVILLVAPTTPKERMSAIAARSQGFIYLVSTTGVTGMRSQLETRVKDRLLELRTVTDKPVGVGFGISQPEQARQVADWGADAVIVGSAFVKRLAEQSPEKSLPDLAEFCRSLKMAISMP; this is encoded by the coding sequence ATGACCTCTGTTTCCCAATGCTTTGAACAACTGCGTAGCCGTGCTCGTTGTGCCCTGATTCCCTTTATTACCGCTGGTGATCCAGACCTGGCAACCACCGAAGCCGCACTGAAAATCCTGGATGACAACGGGGCTGATCTGATCGAGTTGGGGGTTCCCTACTCTGACCCCCTCGCGGATGGCCCTGTCATTCAAGCGGCGGCAACCCGTGCCCTTCAGCAAGGGGTACGGTTAGAGCAAGTTCTGGAGGTCGTGCGGCGGGTTAGCCCATCCATTCGATCGCCGATCGTTCTATTCACTTACTACAACCCGATTCTCAACCGGGGGATTGAGTCCTTCCTGCAAGAGGTGGTGGCAGCAGGTGTAAAAGGGCTGGTTGTGCCCGATTTACCCCTGGAAGAGTCGGAAGTGTTGTTGAGGCTTGCTCAACAGTACGGTATTGAAGTAATTCTGTTGGTTGCGCCAACAACGCCCAAGGAGCGAATGAGCGCGATCGCAGCCAGGTCTCAAGGATTTATCTACCTCGTCAGTACAACTGGAGTCACGGGGATGAGATCCCAGCTAGAAACGCGAGTCAAAGATCGTTTACTGGAACTCCGTACTGTTACGGATAAACCTGTAGGAGTAGGATTTGGTATTTCTCAGCCAGAGCAGGCTCGTCAGGTTGCAGACTGGGGGGCAGATGCAGTGATTGTCGGTAGCGCTTTTGTAAAACGGCTGGCAGAGCAATCTCCAGAGAAAAGCTTGCCAGATCTGGCAGAATTTTGTCGGAGCTTAAAAATGGCTATTTCGATGCCATAA
- the ndhL gene encoding NAD(P)H-quinone oxidoreductase subunit L → MVIALLYLVLAGAFLVVIPAILYFYLQARWYVASSFERGFMYFLVFFFFPGLLLLAPFLNFRPKRRSIEGTNAAS, encoded by the coding sequence ATGGTCATTGCACTCTTGTATCTAGTCCTGGCGGGAGCCTTTCTGGTGGTTATCCCAGCGATCTTATACTTTTACCTGCAGGCTCGCTGGTATGTTGCAAGCTCTTTTGAGCGTGGGTTTATGTATTTTCTCGTATTTTTCTTCTTTCCTGGGCTATTACTGCTGGCCCCTTTTCTAAATTTCCGGCCCAAACGACGTTCCATTGAGGGAACCAATGCGGCGAGTTGA
- a CDS encoding OmpA family protein, producing the protein MKKHPFLLSTSLLLVTTSPAALAQTPPTASVQPFRVIVNSNQDTIQPDSQITLREAIALVTGLLSPDKLTEEEKKQVSPASRFAIEFNLPTDQTTIRLNETLPPLTVNGMAIDGTTQPGYETRSIINELPMAVPIVAITPAEGKEVFRGLSVEANNITIRGLSLYGFTSNHQDTASTPPADIFIAHRFPPPDIRKHPTPANFSPFYSDDFPGRRTVIENNWLGIPPSPDGSARIQSGDRSAFGVSVFNGEGTVIRRNWIADHEGSAIITSVDASKMEVTENVIIGNGVAGMPDAIRLEGQVNGSQITGNVICANDGSGVYLFKPSGAVQIRDNQITYNGRRLRRAAVYLMGNNHQVTGNQISYQTGPGVVAAAYPQSERNRIESNRFTGLEGLSIDLVTQNDVGVFAYQKGDGPNPPRNDFFRRLETGNAAINAPQFVTQDFVALSASPTDPSQVAPVQIYGKADPGAKVELYRVTGNQDGYGNLTQPITTVDVDEQGDFTATLSDLKPGERISAIATDPLYGTSEPAASAVIQSLNATESTVPAAQPPSSVPRCVTAAPPPPEPVTPPEPIILTVPKNVHFALDKDFISPASARVLDRVAQVLQENPTIIIEIQGHTDPRASDAYNLDLGARRARNVRNYLLKKGIANERMTIRSFGERRPISPGQTKLDYARDRRVEIDYKDARNIEVIVQEEDLQIER; encoded by the coding sequence ATGAAGAAGCATCCATTCCTACTCAGCACCTCCCTGCTGCTTGTGACAACTAGCCCTGCGGCCCTGGCTCAAACTCCCCCAACTGCATCGGTTCAGCCCTTTCGGGTAATCGTCAACAGCAATCAGGACACCATCCAGCCAGACAGTCAAATAACTTTGCGCGAAGCGATCGCATTGGTCACTGGTCTCCTATCTCCTGACAAGCTGACAGAGGAGGAGAAAAAGCAAGTTAGTCCGGCCAGTCGGTTTGCCATTGAATTTAACCTGCCTACCGATCAGACCACTATTCGGCTCAACGAAACCCTGCCACCACTGACTGTGAATGGTATGGCGATCGATGGCACCACTCAGCCTGGGTATGAAACTCGCTCAATTATTAATGAACTGCCAATGGCAGTACCCATTGTGGCGATTACTCCAGCCGAGGGTAAGGAAGTCTTCCGGGGACTGAGCGTTGAAGCGAACAATATTACGATTCGTGGTTTAAGCCTCTATGGGTTCACCTCAAATCACCAGGATACAGCTTCTACGCCTCCTGCCGATATCTTTATTGCTCATCGGTTTCCCCCACCCGACATTCGGAAACACCCCACTCCGGCAAATTTTTCTCCTTTTTACTCGGATGACTTCCCGGGTCGGAGAACGGTCATTGAAAATAACTGGTTAGGCATTCCCCCTTCCCCAGATGGGTCAGCTCGGATTCAAAGTGGCGATCGCTCTGCCTTTGGCGTATCCGTATTTAATGGCGAGGGAACGGTGATTCGTCGCAACTGGATTGCCGACCATGAAGGCAGTGCGATTATCACTTCCGTAGATGCCTCAAAGATGGAAGTCACCGAGAACGTGATCATTGGAAACGGGGTGGCTGGAATGCCGGATGCCATTCGCTTAGAAGGCCAGGTAAACGGCAGCCAGATCACGGGAAATGTAATCTGTGCCAATGACGGTAGCGGTGTTTACCTGTTTAAGCCGTCAGGAGCCGTACAAATTCGGGATAACCAGATCACTTATAACGGCAGACGACTCCGCAGGGCAGCGGTTTATCTGATGGGCAATAACCATCAGGTGACGGGCAACCAGATTAGCTATCAAACTGGGCCAGGGGTGGTGGCAGCAGCCTATCCCCAAAGCGAACGCAACCGGATCGAGTCCAACCGCTTTACGGGGCTGGAGGGGTTGAGCATTGATCTGGTCACTCAAAACGATGTCGGTGTGTTTGCCTATCAGAAGGGGGATGGCCCCAATCCTCCCCGCAATGACTTTTTCCGGCGTTTAGAAACGGGGAATGCCGCTATTAACGCTCCCCAGTTTGTGACTCAAGATTTTGTGGCTCTCAGTGCCTCACCGACTGATCCAAGCCAGGTCGCGCCAGTACAAATCTATGGCAAAGCCGATCCAGGTGCCAAAGTGGAACTGTATCGGGTGACGGGCAATCAGGATGGCTACGGCAATTTAACCCAACCGATCACCACTGTGGATGTGGATGAACAGGGCGACTTTACAGCAACCCTCAGCGATTTGAAACCAGGGGAACGGATCAGCGCGATCGCCACTGATCCGCTTTATGGCACTTCAGAACCTGCCGCCAGTGCAGTGATTCAGTCGCTGAATGCCACAGAATCCACTGTCCCTGCTGCTCAACCCCCCTCTTCCGTTCCCCGGTGCGTGACCGCCGCGCCCCCTCCGCCTGAACCTGTGACACCGCCTGAACCCATCATTCTCACGGTGCCTAAGAATGTTCACTTTGCCTTAGACAAGGACTTTATCAGCCCAGCCAGTGCACGGGTGCTTGATCGAGTGGCGCAAGTGTTGCAGGAAAATCCCACCATCATTATTGAAATTCAGGGTCACACAGATCCGCGTGCCAGTGATGCCTACAACTTAGATTTGGGTGCAAGGCGGGCACGCAATGTCCGCAACTATTTACTGAAAAAAGGGATTGCCAATGAACGGATGACCATTCGATCGTTTGGTGAACGCAGGCCCATTTCTCCAGGACAAACCAAACTGGACTATGCTCGCGATCGTCGGGTGGAAATTGATTACAAGGATGCCCGCAATATCGAAGTCATCGTTCAGGAAGAGGATCTGCAGATCGAGCGATAA
- a CDS encoding lysylphosphatidylglycerol synthase domain-containing protein, which produces MALKLMKAIASRLKPLLRWVILGACLFFLAAVLKQNWESVTMIRITEAGWACLIMALGVTLYAHIVAGWVWGWILRRDFQQLVPWAWIIQAYLQTNIAKYLPGNIWHYYGRVQAATQAGASLEAATVSVLLEPLLMAAAALLVAVFSSQAIVSQYGFLSLLLHWLILVGILLALHPKVLNLLIRKLAKAKQKATPVLKSVPTPVSLNHYPWMALLGELGFLLLRGGGFLLTFQVLSSFTLSQVPVLFSAFSLAWLLGLVVPGAPGGMGVFEATVISLLGREFPSGLLLGVVALYRLVSVASEALGAGLGWLDQQRDRNWHGARGTGQETFSD; this is translated from the coding sequence GTGGCCCTGAAATTAATGAAGGCGATTGCATCCCGTCTGAAACCGTTGTTGCGCTGGGTTATTCTGGGCGCTTGTCTGTTCTTTCTGGCTGCCGTACTGAAGCAAAACTGGGAGAGCGTCACCATGATTCGCATCACGGAGGCAGGATGGGCCTGTTTAATCATGGCTCTGGGAGTGACCTTATACGCTCACATTGTGGCAGGCTGGGTTTGGGGATGGATTCTGCGCCGAGATTTCCAACAATTAGTCCCTTGGGCCTGGATTATTCAGGCATACTTGCAAACCAATATTGCCAAGTATTTGCCGGGAAATATCTGGCACTACTATGGACGAGTGCAAGCCGCCACCCAAGCAGGAGCCTCTCTGGAAGCAGCGACAGTCAGCGTTTTATTGGAACCCTTATTAATGGCAGCGGCGGCTTTACTGGTCGCGGTCTTCAGTAGTCAGGCGATCGTAAGCCAGTATGGGTTTCTGAGCCTCTTATTGCACTGGCTTATCCTGGTCGGAATACTCCTGGCCCTACATCCCAAAGTTCTGAATCTGCTTATTCGTAAATTAGCTAAAGCAAAACAGAAAGCTACGCCAGTCCTAAAATCTGTACCAACCCCTGTTTCCTTAAATCACTACCCATGGATGGCTTTGTTAGGAGAATTAGGATTTTTGCTACTGAGAGGAGGAGGCTTCCTGCTGACGTTTCAGGTTCTGAGTTCGTTTACGCTCTCACAAGTGCCAGTACTCTTCAGTGCCTTCAGCTTGGCCTGGTTGCTGGGGCTAGTGGTACCTGGTGCCCCAGGGGGCATGGGGGTGTTTGAGGCGACAGTCATTTCCCTGCTAGGCCGCGAATTTCCCTCTGGTTTGCTGTTGGGAGTAGTCGCACTCTACCGACTGGTGAGTGTTGCTTCAGAGGCTTTGGGCGCGGGTTTAGGCTGGCTCGATCAGCAAAGGGATAGGAATTGGCACGGGGCGCGAGGCACAGGACAAGAAACGTTCTCAGATTAG
- a CDS encoding DUF7507 domain-containing protein, giving the protein MRTCIFMLMAGGLSCHGPAVYAQTIIPNTATANLRSTPNGSFQTVQSNNTTVPLVAERLEIVKVGDRSAAEPGDTVSYRLLIKNTGNSTLNNLVVTDTLPLGLKYVNNSSRASISTSGGPDTPVSLSGTTVNGQVVTFTYPSLAPQQTLTIVYAALVTPDAIRGSGQNLAVARATNPAGGIVSSNPATHLLRIRPGILSDCGTIIGRVFVDKNFDGEQQPGEPGVPNAVIYMDDGNRVVTDANGLFSVPFVLAGQRAGTLDLTSLPGYTLAPNLYRIEGNSPSRMVKLAPGGMARMNFAVTPSFREGQR; this is encoded by the coding sequence TTGCGAACATGTATATTCATGTTGATGGCAGGCGGCTTGAGTTGTCATGGGCCAGCGGTTTATGCCCAAACAATAATCCCCAATACTGCCACCGCTAACCTGAGAAGCACACCGAATGGATCTTTCCAGACGGTGCAATCGAATAACACAACGGTGCCTCTGGTCGCTGAACGACTGGAGATTGTCAAAGTGGGCGATCGTAGTGCTGCAGAGCCAGGCGATACGGTCAGCTATCGCCTCCTGATCAAAAATACGGGAAATAGCACGTTGAATAACCTGGTGGTAACCGATACCCTACCCCTGGGTTTGAAATACGTGAATAACTCGTCTCGGGCATCGATCAGCACGTCGGGAGGGCCTGATACTCCGGTGTCACTCTCAGGCACAACGGTAAATGGACAGGTAGTTACCTTTACTTACCCTAGCCTTGCTCCTCAGCAAACTTTAACAATTGTTTACGCAGCACTGGTGACTCCGGATGCCATTCGGGGATCAGGGCAGAACTTAGCCGTAGCCAGAGCCACCAATCCGGCAGGTGGAATTGTTAGTAGTAATCCAGCGACCCATTTACTTCGCATTCGTCCTGGCATTTTGTCCGATTGTGGCACGATTATTGGCCGTGTGTTTGTGGATAAGAACTTTGACGGTGAGCAGCAACCGGGTGAGCCAGGTGTTCCCAATGCCGTGATTTACATGGATGATGGCAACCGGGTAGTGACCGATGCCAACGGTTTATTCTCAGTGCCTTTCGTGCTGGCTGGCCAGCGGGCTGGAACCCTCGATCTGACAAGTCTTCCGGGATACACCCTGGCTCCTAACCTGTACCGAATTGAGGGGAATAGCCCATCGCGAATGGTCAAGTTAGCTCCGGGGGGCATGGCGCGAATGAATTTTGCGGTTACGCCAAGCTTTAGGGAGGGACAGCGGTAG